The Sandaracinus amylolyticus genomic interval CGGCGGGCGTCGATCTGAGCCCGACCGAGATGCGCGACGCGGTGCGCAAGGCGCTCGCGGCCGAGGGCGCCGAGGTCGTGATGTGGCAGAGCGATCCGATGCCCGCGTACCCGGTGTTCCAGGATCTGCGCGGCTACGGGAAGGGCTTCCCGTGGAGCGCGGGGGACGTCGATCGCGTGAAGGCGAACTATCGCCCCGAGAATTTCCCGACGTCGCGTCGCCTGCTCGACTCGTCGATCGTGCTCTTCTCGCAGACGTGCCCGCTGATCGCGCAGGACGCGGCGACCGTCGATGCGTACGCCGACGCGTTCCGCAAGATCTGGGAGCACCGCGCCGATCTCGTGCAGGTCGCGAAGGGCTGACGACGTCACGATGAGCGCGCCCGACTCGGATCCCGCCGCTGCGCCCTCGATCACCTCCGGCTCGACGGAGAAGGAGGGGAGCGCGCGCTGGCGTTGGATCAAGCGGATCGGGCGCGCGTTGCTCTTCGTGCTCGGCGTGACCGCCGTCGTGCTGCTCGTGCGCGAGGCGGGTCCCGATCGTGTGCTCGAGACGCTCGTGCAGGCGGGTCCGTGGATCCCGCTGATCGTGCTGCTCGAGTGCTGCTTCATGGGCATGGACGTCGTCGCGCTGCGCGGGCTCATGGGCGAGCGCGGACGGCGGGTGCCGACCGCGGTCTGGGTGCGCACCGCGTTCCTGCAGTACGGCGTGATGCAGCTCCTGCCGGCGGGGCGCGCGGGCGGTGAGGTCGCGCGCGCGGCGGGGCTCTCGCCGTACGTCGGGGGTGCGGCGCGCGCGGCCGCGGCCGCGACGCGCCTGCAGGCCGCGACGCTGCTCGGCAACACGATCATCTCGATCCCGTGCGCGATCGGCGTCGCGCTCGCGGTCGACATGCCCGTCGCGGAGAGCCCGCTGTTCTGGGCGATCGTCGGCAACGGCCTGATCACCGCGGTGATCGGCGGCGCGATCGTGCTCGCGAGCCGCAAGTCGTCGCTCGGCGAGTGGCTCGGGCGTCGCGTGCCGATGCTCGCGGCGCACGGCACGAGCTTCGACGCGGCGCTGCGTCAGGACACGCCGTGGTCGCCCGCGATCGTCGCGACCGCGATCGGTCGCGTGTTCCAGACGCTGCAGTACGGGCTCATCCTGCTCGCGGTCGGCGGCTCGCTGACGATCGTGAGCGCGCTCGTCTCGCAGGGCATCCACCTCGTCGGCGCCGGCATGGGCGACATGGTGCCGAACCAGGTGGGCATCACCGAGGGCGCGTATCGCTTGTTCGCGCCTGCGCTCGGGCTCGAGAACGAAGCCGCGCGGGCGATCGGCATCGCGCTCGTCGCGCGCATCTGCCAGTTCTCGCTCGCTGGGACGTGCCTGATCGTGAGCGCGCTCTGGAAGGCGAGCCCGGCCGACGTCGCCGTCGACGACGGCGCGACGGTCGAGCCTTGAGGGCGCCATGAGCTGGGCGCGCCTCGCGCGCGCGCAGCACGCGCGGCCGTGGGCGTTCGCGGTCGTCGCGCTGCTCCTGTCGCTCGGCGCGCTCCCGCTCGTCTCGGAGCTCGAGCTCGACAGCGACTTCCAGGCGCTGCTGCCCGAGCACGCGCCCGCGGTGCGCGACCTCGACGAGATCCGCGCGCGCTTCGGGGGCACGTCGACGCTCGCGCTCGCGATCACGGCGAGCGAGGGCACCGACGTGCGCGAGGCGCGCGAGCTCGCGCGCGCGCTCGCGCCGCGCATCGAGGCGATGGACGCGCTCCAGGTCGCGTCGGTCGACTGGAACGTCGCGGACTTCGAGCGCTTCGTCTCGGAGCATCGCCATCTCTATGCGGACCTCGACGATCTCGTGGCGATCCGCGACGCGCTGCAGGAGCGGCTCGATTGGGAGCGCGCGCGCGCGAACCCGTTCTTCATCGATCTCGGCGACGACGCGCCGCCGGATCCCGAGGCGGTCATCGAGCGCATCGAGCGCGACGCGGACGAGGCGCGGCGCGCGATGGATCGCTTCCCCGAGGGCTTCTACCAGCACCCCGAGGAGCCGATCGTCTTCGTCTTCGTGCGCACAGGGATCCGCGGTGGCGAGAGCGGCGCGATCGATCGGCTGATCGCGGCGATCGAGCGCGAGGCCGACGACATCCGAGGCACGCGCGCGAGCGCGTCGCGCAGCGCGGGTACGAGTGTGGGATGGGAGTCGGACGCGCTGCGCATCGACTACGGCGGCGACCTGATGGACGTCCGCGAGGAGAACGAGGCGCTCGAGGAAGCGGTGCGGAGCTCGACGATCGTCACGATCGTCCTGATGCTCGCGGCGATCTTCGTCTTCTTCATGCGGTGGCGCGCCGCGGTACTCCTGCTGCTCACGCTCGTCGCGCCGACGCTCGTGACCTTCGCCGCGGCCGAGCTCGTCGTCGACTACCTCAACGCGTCGAGCGCGTTCCTCGGCTCGATCATCGTCGGCAACGGCGTGAACTCGAGCGTGATGTGGCTCGGTCGCTACTTCGAGGAGCGGCGCGCGGGTCGCGACGTCGTCGGCGCGATCCGCGCCACGCACGAAGGCACGTGGGCGGGCACCTTCGCGGCGGCGCTCGCGGCTTCGCTCGCGTACGGCTCGCTGCTCGTCACGGACTACCGCGGCTTCCGCGACTTCGGCTTCATCGGCGCGCTCGGGATGCTGCTCTGCTGGGTCGCGGCGTACGCGATCCTCCCGGTGCTCGTCGTGATCAGCGAGCGCTGGCGTCCGATGGTGTTCCGCGACCGCGAGAAGCGCCTCAAGGGCGTGTACGGGGTGCTCTTCGCGAAGCTCGCGCTCGATCGGCCGCGCGCGACGCTGGTCGTGTGCGTGCTGCTCTCGCTCGTCTCGGCGATCGGCGTCGGGCTCGCGATCGCGGGCGATCCGCTGGAGTACGACTTCCGCAATCTTCAGGCGGAGCGCGGCGAGGAGAGCCGCGTCGCGCAGATCAACGCGTGGATGGGCGAGACCGTGGAGGAGACGCGCACCGGCAGCGCGCTCGCGATCCTCGCGCCCACCCGCGACGACGTCGCGTCGCTCCGCGCGCAGCTCGAGCGCTACGGCGAGAACCATCCGAACGTGATCGGCGCGGTGCGCACCATCGAGGACCTGATGCCGCGCGATCAGGACGCGAAGCGTCCGGTGATCGCCGAGCTGCGGCGCCTGCTCCTCGACGTGCGGCCCCACGTGAGCGCGGATCGACAGCGTCAGATCGACGAGCACGTGCCGCCCGAGCGCATCGCTCCGGTGCGCCCCGAGGACCTGCCCACGAGCGTGTCGCGTCCGTTCATGGAGCGCGACGGCACGCTCGGTCGCCTGGTGTTCGTCGAGCACGCGGAGGGGCGCGACACCTGGGACGGTCGCTACATGATCGCGTGGTCGACCGCCGTGCGCTCGGTGCGCACCGAGCGCGGCGCGCGCCCCGCGGTGGCCGGTGTCGCGGTGGTGTTCAGCGATCTGCTGCAGACGATCTTCGAGGACGGCCCCCAGGCGATCGGCGCGTCGTTCGTCGCGACGATCGTCCTGCTGCTCTTCACGTTCCGGCGTCAGCGCGAGCGCGCGCTCGCGCTCGTCTCGATGTTCGCGGGCGTGCTGTGGATGATCGGGCTGCTCGCCGCGACCGGCGCGCGCCTCCACTTCCTGAACATGATCGCGTTCCCGATCACCTTCGGGATCGGCGTGGAGTACGGCGTGAACTACGTGAAGCGCTTCCTCGAGGAGAAGGAGGCGCACGGCGGCGACGGTGTGGTCGCGGCGCGCGCGGCGCTGGAGGGCGCCGGCGGCGCGGTGATCCTCTGCTCGCTCACCACGCTCATCGGCTACGTGTCGCTCTACACGTCGGCGAACCGCGCGCTCAACTCGTTCGGCCTCGCGATGTCGCTCGGCGAGGTGACGTGCGTGATCTCCTCGTTGCTCGCGCTGCCGGCGATCTTGCACCTCCTCGAGTCGCGCGCGCGCGCAAAGGCGACGATCGGTGCGGAGTAGAATAGAGTTGCCCCGCTTCCTTCCCGCATGCGCGATCAGCTGAAAGCCGCCCGTGTCGGGGCGCTCGTCGTCGCCGCGCTCGTCGCCGCGTTCCTCGTCTATCGCGCCGTCGACGAGTCGAGCACGCGTGGCGGCGGCTACCGCGTCTACGCGCTCTTCAACGACGCCCAAGGGCTCATCACGAAGTCGCGCGTGACGATCGCGGGCATCACCGTCGGTCGCATCGAGCGCATCACGCTCCAGGGCGCGCAGGCGCGCGTCGACATGGTCATCGACGACGAGGTCGAGCTCTACGAGGACGCGAGCGTGCGTCGCGTCTCGGCCTCGCTGCTCGGCGAGTACCTGCTCGCGATCCACCCCGGCACCGCGACCCAGCCGCGCCTCGAGGACGGCGACCAGATCATGGTCGTCGAAGAGACGCCGGGGATGGGCGACATCATGACCGACGTCGGCGCGATCGCGAGCTCGGTGCGCGCCGTGTCCGCGCAGCTCGAACGGAGCTTCGGCACCGACGAAGCGGGCCAACAGATGGCCAGCGCGCTGCGGAACCTATCCGAGGCCCTCGAGGCGGTGAACCGCACGATCCGCGCGAACGAGGAGTCGGTCGGCGCGACGCTGCAGAACATCGAGGCGATCACGGCCGACGCGCGCCCGCTGCTCGAGGAGATCCTGCGCGACATCCAGCGCGTCACCGAGGACATCCGCGAGGTCGTCGAGGCGAACCAGGCCGACATCGATCAGGGCGTCGGCGAGGTCGACGACACGATCGCGTCGATCCATCGCGCGAGCGAGCAGCTCGAGCTGGTGCTCGCGGACGTGGGCGAGATCACCGAGCGCACCGCGGCGGGCGAGGGCACGCTCGGTCGTCTCACCACCGACGAGCACCTGATCGACGAGGTCGAGACGACGGTCGAGGGCGTCAGCGACGTGCTCGGCAGCTTCGTCCGCCTGCGCACGATCATGGAGCTGCGCAGCGAGTACAACTTCCTCGCGAACACGTTCAAGAACTACTTCTCGATCCGCATCCTCCCGCGAGAGGGCCGCTACTTCCTCGTGCAGCTGATCGACGATCCGCGCGGGCGCACGCAGATCACCACGACGCAGGTGCGGCGCAGCCCGCCGCCCGACGGCGAGCCCGAGTTCTACGAAGAGACGCGCATCACCACGACCGAGCAGCTCGTCTTCACGCTGATGCTCGCGCAGCGCGTCTACTTCGCGACGTTCCGCTTCGGCATCCTCGAGTCGAGCGGCGGCCTCGGCGTCGACCTCAACTTCTTCGACGAGCGGCTCGAGATCAACGCCGACATCTTCCAGTTCGGGTACTCGCAGTTCCCGCGCGTGCGCGTCCGCGCGTCGTTCGAGCTGGTGTCGAGCCTCTACATCCTCGGCGGTGTCGACGACTTCCTGAACGAGAGGACGGTCGACATCTTCCTCGGCGCGATGCTGCGCTTCGACGACGAGGACCTCGCGAACCTGTTCCCGTTCTTCGGCGGCGCCGTCGGCGGCCTCGGGAACTGAGCGGCCAAGACCGCGGTCGCTCGCGGGTCCGATGAATCACGTCCGCGTGTGCCTCGTCGCAGGCCCGACGCGGGCACGGGACTGTTTCACGCGCGCGACGGCGTGTATGCTGCCGCGCCCAGGTGTTTGCGGCTCGCGGACTCACCGCCGCGAGCGACGGAGGACGGGATGCGGTCGCATCGTCGAAAGCTTCTGGTCGGTCTCGCGCTCGTCAGCTGCGTCGCGAGCATCGCGGCATCGCTCTTCGTGGCGGAGGACGCGGAGGCGCAGCGCGGGCGTCGAGGTCGAGGCAGCCGTCGCGGCGCGGCGGCGGCAGCGCCCGAAGAAGCACCGCAGAGCGCGGCCATCGCACCGGCGCTCGGTGACCTCCGCTGGGGCATGACCCCCGAGGAGACGTTCAACCACCTCAAGGGACAGGTGGAGACGGGCTACCGCGAGCGCCTCCAGAAGGCGGCGCGCACCGACGCGATCCAAGAGGATCGCCTGCGCGGTCAGATGCAGGAGGAGACGCGCCGTCTCCGCTCGAGCTACGTGCGCTTCCGCGGTCAGGCGAGCGGCTGGGACACCGCCTTCATCCGCGACGAGTTCACGCACGGCAACAACGAGTCGATGATGCTCTGGCGCGACGAGGCCACGCACTCGCAGCGCTTCTACTTCTTCATCAACGATCGCCTGTGGAAGGTGTACCAGGCGTTCGACGCGGCGGTGTTCGCGGGCGCGACGTTCGATCAGTTCTCGGAGGCGATCCAGGGGCGCTTCGGTCGCGGCGTGCAGCGCAGCGGCGCGCTCGTCGAGGGCAGGGCGCCCTCGCAGTGGATCGAGTGGCAGGACGCGTCGACGCGCCTTCGCGCGATCGATCAGACGCGCTTCTACGGCTTCTTCTGCCTGGTGTTCGAGGACAAGGCGACGCTGCAGCAGCTCCCGCAGCTGCGCACGCACACCGTGCAGCGCGGTGGCGAGGGCCACGCGCTCGTCGAGTCGGTGACGCGCGAGGAGGATGCGCAGCCCGGCGGCAGCGAGAGCGCGAGCGATCGCCACGCCGACGTCGCGGATCGCATCACCGGTCAGATCCGTCGTCGTCAGGACGCGCCCGCCGAAGGCGCGGCGACGACCGCGTCGACGACGTCGTCGAGCGGATCGGGGTCGTCGAGCTCGGGCTCGTCGTCGAGCGGATCGAGCTCGTCGCAGCGCCGTGGGGATCCCGACGATCCGTTCGCCGGCATGGATCTCTGACGCGACGCATCAGAGCGAAGAACGAGACCCGCGCGGTGTTCCGCGCGGGTTTTCGTCTTTACCCCTGAAGTCGCGCTGCACTATCCTGCAGGCCGCGCTCGAGGTGCTTGTGCCCCGTTTTCGGCTGCGATTCCTACTACAGGAGTTCGATCTCGTCGGCCCCGAGGTGGTGATCGGCCGCAGCCCGGATTGTCACATCACCATCGAAGATCCGCTGATCTCGCGTCGTCACGCGCGCGTCGTGATCCACGACGACACCGCGACGGTGCAGGACCTCGGGAGCCGCAACGGCGTGCGCGTGAACGGTCGCCTCATCAAGGGCGAGCAGGTCCTGCGCGAGGGCGATCGGATCCGCATCGGCACGCAGGAGCTCGTCTTCGCGGTCGTGCGCGCGGAGCAGCGCGCGGCGCGTCCGACGGGCTACATGCGCGTCTGCCACTCGTGCAACACGCCGTACCCCGAGGGCTCTCCGCAGTGCCCGCACTGCGGTGCGCCGCCCGCGAGCGAAGAGGACACGATGAGCGGCGTGATGGTCGAGCCGAAGCGCAGCTGGACGTTCCAGCTGCTCGGCGAGGTCATCGAGCGCGCGCTCGCGTCGGGCAAGGCGCTCGAGGCCGAGCGGCTCATGCGTCGCGCTGCGAAGGAGGTCGACGAGCGACTCGCGGCGGGCGAGCGCCTCGATCCCGCGCACGTGTCGATGATCGCGCAGTTCGCGGTGCGCCTCGCGCGGCTCGTCGGCGGCTCGGAGTGGGTCGCGTGGGTGCTCACGCTGCATCGCCGCCAGGGCATGATGCTGAGCGACGACGTGATCGATCGGATCGAAGAGGTCGATCTCGATGCGTTCCCCGACGCGAAGGCGGTGCTCGACGGCTACCTCGCGTGGTTCCGATCGCAGCACGCGGGCGCGGGCCCGAGCCCCGACTTCGCGCGCCTGACGCGTCTCGAGCAGCTCCGCAGAGGCTGAGCACGGGTCGATCGGGCCGCGTGGGTCTATGCTCGCGCGCGTGTCCTTCCTCGCGCGTGCGGCGTGGCCGATCTGGAACGCCGAAGAGCGACGCTTCCGCGCGCTCGTGCGCCTCGCGATCTTCGCGGTGCTCGTGCTCGTCGTGCTCTTCGCGACCTCGATGCTCGGGTCGTGGCTCGGCGGGTCGCTCGGCGCGCGCGCAGTCGGCTTCTCCGCGCAGGTGCTCGGCGTGATCGCGGTGGGCGCGTTCTGCGCGTGGGCGCTCGATCGTCGACCGATCCGCGACATCGGGCTCTCGCCACGGCGCGGGTACCTCGTCGACGTGCTGTTCGGCGTGGTGCTCGGCGCGATCTGCATGGGCGCGATCGCTGGGCTCGAGCTCGCGCTCGGCTGGGGCGCTTACGCGCTCCGACACGAGACCGACGACGCGCTCGTCGCCGCGGCGCCGGCGTTCGGCTCGACGCTCACGGTGTTCGTGGCCGTCGCGCTGATCGAGGAGGTCGTGTTCCGCGGCTATCCGGTGCCGAACCTGCGCGAGATGTTGCCGCGCGCGGTGCGACCCGACGTCGCGATCACGATCGCGGTCGTGATCTCGTCGCTCGTCTTCGGCGTCGCGCACGCGATGAACCCCAACGCGAGCGTGATCGCGACCGCGTACATCGCGTTCGGCGGGCTCTTCCTCGTGCTCGGGCTCGTGGTGCAGGGCGATCTCGCGATCCCGA includes:
- a CDS encoding MlaD family protein produces the protein MRDQLKAARVGALVVAALVAAFLVYRAVDESSTRGGGYRVYALFNDAQGLITKSRVTIAGITVGRIERITLQGAQARVDMVIDDEVELYEDASVRRVSASLLGEYLLAIHPGTATQPRLEDGDQIMVVEETPGMGDIMTDVGAIASSVRAVSAQLERSFGTDEAGQQMASALRNLSEALEAVNRTIRANEESVGATLQNIEAITADARPLLEEILRDIQRVTEDIREVVEANQADIDQGVGEVDDTIASIHRASEQLELVLADVGEITERTAAGEGTLGRLTTDEHLIDEVETTVEGVSDVLGSFVRLRTIMELRSEYNFLANTFKNYFSIRILPREGRYFLVQLIDDPRGRTQITTTQVRRSPPPDGEPEFYEETRITTTEQLVFTLMLAQRVYFATFRFGILESSGGLGVDLNFFDERLEINADIFQFGYSQFPRVRVRASFELVSSLYILGGVDDFLNERTVDIFLGAMLRFDDEDLANLFPFFGGAVGGLGN
- a CDS encoding lysylphosphatidylglycerol synthase domain-containing protein, producing the protein MSAPDSDPAAAPSITSGSTEKEGSARWRWIKRIGRALLFVLGVTAVVLLVREAGPDRVLETLVQAGPWIPLIVLLECCFMGMDVVALRGLMGERGRRVPTAVWVRTAFLQYGVMQLLPAGRAGGEVARAAGLSPYVGGAARAAAAATRLQAATLLGNTIISIPCAIGVALAVDMPVAESPLFWAIVGNGLITAVIGGAIVLASRKSSLGEWLGRRVPMLAAHGTSFDAALRQDTPWSPAIVATAIGRVFQTLQYGLILLAVGGSLTIVSALVSQGIHLVGAGMGDMVPNQVGITEGAYRLFAPALGLENEAARAIGIALVARICQFSLAGTCLIVSALWKASPADVAVDDGATVEP
- a CDS encoding efflux RND transporter permease subunit yields the protein MSWARLARAQHARPWAFAVVALLLSLGALPLVSELELDSDFQALLPEHAPAVRDLDEIRARFGGTSTLALAITASEGTDVREARELARALAPRIEAMDALQVASVDWNVADFERFVSEHRHLYADLDDLVAIRDALQERLDWERARANPFFIDLGDDAPPDPEAVIERIERDADEARRAMDRFPEGFYQHPEEPIVFVFVRTGIRGGESGAIDRLIAAIEREADDIRGTRASASRSAGTSVGWESDALRIDYGGDLMDVREENEALEEAVRSSTIVTIVLMLAAIFVFFMRWRAAVLLLLTLVAPTLVTFAAAELVVDYLNASSAFLGSIIVGNGVNSSVMWLGRYFEERRAGRDVVGAIRATHEGTWAGTFAAALAASLAYGSLLVTDYRGFRDFGFIGALGMLLCWVAAYAILPVLVVISERWRPMVFRDREKRLKGVYGVLFAKLALDRPRATLVVCVLLSLVSAIGVGLAIAGDPLEYDFRNLQAERGEESRVAQINAWMGETVEETRTGSALAILAPTRDDVASLRAQLERYGENHPNVIGAVRTIEDLMPRDQDAKRPVIAELRRLLLDVRPHVSADRQRQIDEHVPPERIAPVRPEDLPTSVSRPFMERDGTLGRLVFVEHAEGRDTWDGRYMIAWSTAVRSVRTERGARPAVAGVAVVFSDLLQTIFEDGPQAIGASFVATIVLLLFTFRRQRERALALVSMFAGVLWMIGLLAATGARLHFLNMIAFPITFGIGVEYGVNYVKRFLEEKEAHGGDGVVAARAALEGAGGAVILCSLTTLIGYVSLYTSANRALNSFGLAMSLGEVTCVISSLLALPAILHLLESRARAKATIGAE
- a CDS encoding CPBP family intramembrane glutamic endopeptidase, producing the protein MSFLARAAWPIWNAEERRFRALVRLAIFAVLVLVVLFATSMLGSWLGGSLGARAVGFSAQVLGVIAVGAFCAWALDRRPIRDIGLSPRRGYLVDVLFGVVLGAICMGAIAGLELALGWGAYALRHETDDALVAAAPAFGSTLTVFVAVALIEEVVFRGYPVPNLREMLPRAVRPDVAITIAVVISSLVFGVAHAMNPNASVIATAYIAFGGLFLVLGLVVQGDLAIPIGAHLGWNLFQNLFGMQVSGQTWLDEGAILRRDELGPDVATGGAFGPEAGLEGLGAMMLGIVLTLAWLRVRGGPLRIHPTWVSGRVTVATSTRKTH
- a CDS encoding FHA domain-containing protein, with product MLVPRFRLRFLLQEFDLVGPEVVIGRSPDCHITIEDPLISRRHARVVIHDDTATVQDLGSRNGVRVNGRLIKGEQVLREGDRIRIGTQELVFAVVRAEQRAARPTGYMRVCHSCNTPYPEGSPQCPHCGAPPASEEDTMSGVMVEPKRSWTFQLLGEVIERALASGKALEAERLMRRAAKEVDERLAAGERLDPAHVSMIAQFAVRLARLVGGSEWVAWVLTLHRRQGMMLSDDVIDRIEEVDLDAFPDAKAVLDGYLAWFRSQHAGAGPSPDFARLTRLEQLRRG